The Deltaproteobacteria bacterium genome includes a window with the following:
- a CDS encoding VUT family protein, producing MNELLWIGFALADLTLVLIIFRLFGRAGLLVTVVFSLLMCNIQVLKTVELFGLTTTLGNVLYASIFLATDLLGEHYGKKAAQQAVLLGFVALVVSTIYMQVALLFTPAVGDFAQSHLEVIFGFMPRVALASMCAYLASQWHDVWAFHFIKTKTAGRHLWLRNTGSTVVSQMMDSLIFCAIAFWGVFPLEIWLEILLSTYVLKFLMSLMDTPFMYLAQRLVPQT from the coding sequence GTGAATGAACTTCTCTGGATCGGGTTCGCCCTGGCGGACCTCACCTTGGTCCTGATCATCTTTCGTCTGTTCGGCCGGGCCGGGCTGCTGGTCACGGTGGTCTTCAGCCTGCTGATGTGCAACATCCAGGTTCTAAAGACCGTGGAACTGTTCGGCCTGACCACGACTCTGGGGAACGTTCTCTACGCCAGCATCTTTCTGGCCACGGACCTTCTCGGGGAACATTATGGAAAAAAGGCCGCCCAACAGGCGGTTCTTCTCGGTTTCGTGGCTCTGGTCGTGTCCACGATCTACATGCAGGTGGCTCTTCTTTTCACTCCGGCCGTCGGGGATTTCGCCCAGTCCCATCTGGAGGTCATTTTCGGGTTCATGCCCCGGGTGGCCCTGGCCAGCATGTGTGCCTACCTGGCCTCGCAATGGCACGATGTCTGGGCCTTTCATTTCATCAAGACCAAGACGGCCGGTCGGCATCTCTGGCTGAGAAACACCGGCAGCACGGTGGTCAGTCAGATGATGGACAGCCTGATCTTCTGCGCCATAGCCTTCTGGGGCGTGTTCCCCCTGGAGATCTGGCTGGAAATTCTCCTTTCGACCTATGTCCTCAAGTTCCTGATGTCCCTGATGGACACGCCCTTCATGTATCTGGCCCAAAGGCTGGTTCCGCAGACATGA
- a CDS encoding glycosyltransferase, with translation MISSNCLISALNSQVLTSSLMSTSSKKDRPGWGRMIETWHSVLTGHARIIHEWAMSTRPNKPNRPIRVLHALSQRPDSTGSGIYIKAVMAEAHRHGYQNHLLAGLPCDEDENSLGLDACTASFVRFGGGDIDHAIVGMSDVMPYPSETFRALDPTRIARYKDCFARSLQSARDAFRPDLVHSHHLWIMSSAAREVFADRPLVVSSHGSDLRQFRNCPQLRDIVLPRCREIDAVLALGPGQRTEIHELYGIPLEKIHVTGAGFDRNMFRPGPRPDPDPIRIAYAGKLSRAKGVPWLLRALKNLAWPWHLDLVGSGSGPELETCLALARELGNRVTAHGAVAQRRLAEILGRSHVFVLPSFFEGLPLVLMEALSSGCHVVSTALPGVLELFAAGTDDIVTLVDLPAMRTIDEPKPEAESGFVHDLARALDRARHKVLAPGHDLGTAAEAVLAPRTWAGVFAGVDRMYKEVLKNRA, from the coding sequence ATGATATCGAGCAATTGCTTGATTTCAGCCTTGAATTCACAGGTTTTGACCTCGTCACTCATGTCTACCTCCTCGAAAAAAGACAGGCCCGGATGGGGCCGGATGATTGAAACCTGGCATTCGGTTTTGACAGGACACGCACGAATAATTCATGAATGGGCGATGTCAACACGCCCAAACAAACCAAACCGACCGATACGGGTTCTCCACGCCCTGAGCCAGAGGCCCGACTCCACCGGAAGCGGAATCTACATCAAGGCCGTCATGGCTGAAGCGCACCGCCACGGATACCAAAACCACCTCCTGGCCGGTCTGCCCTGCGACGAAGATGAAAATTCCCTCGGCCTGGACGCCTGCACAGCCAGCTTTGTCCGATTCGGAGGCGGGGATATCGACCACGCCATCGTGGGCATGAGCGACGTCATGCCCTATCCGAGTGAAACCTTCCGAGCCCTCGACCCCACCCGCATCGCCCGGTACAAGGATTGTTTCGCCCGGAGCCTCCAATCGGCCCGGGACGCCTTCCGGCCGGACTTGGTCCACAGCCATCACCTCTGGATCATGTCCTCCGCGGCCCGAGAGGTCTTTGCCGACCGGCCGCTGGTTGTCTCCAGCCACGGATCGGACCTCCGTCAGTTCCGCAACTGCCCGCAACTGCGGGACATCGTTCTGCCTAGATGCCGGGAAATCGACGCCGTCCTGGCCCTGGGCCCCGGTCAGCGGACCGAAATCCACGAACTCTACGGCATCCCCCTTGAAAAGATCCACGTCACCGGGGCCGGGTTCGACCGGAATATGTTCAGACCCGGACCACGGCCCGATCCGGACCCCATCCGAATCGCCTACGCCGGCAAGCTCAGCCGGGCCAAGGGCGTGCCCTGGCTCCTCCGGGCCCTGAAGAATCTGGCCTGGCCCTGGCACCTCGATCTGGTCGGCTCGGGAAGCGGTCCGGAACTGGAAACCTGCCTGGCCCTGGCCCGGGAACTCGGGAACCGGGTCACGGCCCACGGGGCCGTTGCCCAAAGGCGTCTGGCCGAAATCCTGGGCCGAAGCCACGTCTTTGTCCTGCCTTCGTTCTTCGAGGGCCTGCCTCTGGTCCTGATGGAGGCCCTGTCCTCAGGCTGTCACGTCGTTTCCACGGCCCTGCCCGGAGTCCTCGAACTCTTTGCCGCTGGCACCGACGACATCGTCACCCTGGTCGACCTGCCGGCCATGCGGACCATCGACGAACCAAAGCCCGAAGCCGAATCCGGTTTTGTCCATGATCTGGCCAGAGCCTTGGACCGGGCCAGACACAAGGTTCTCGCCCCCGGCCATGATCTTGGAACTGCGGCCGAGGCCGTGCTCGCGCCCCGCACCTGGGCCGGGGTCTTTGCCGGGGTGGACAGGATGTACAAAGAGGTTTTGAAAAACCGGGCGTAA